The following proteins are encoded in a genomic region of Nicoliella spurrieriana:
- a CDS encoding ATP-binding cassette domain-containing protein, with translation MKSKVLTVQHLDVAVEDRILINDLSFNVYGGALTCVTGENGVGKTTLVKALLKHKRNSTKQVHFLVRPDQVQYVPQFRNVDDDYPLKIKDFVSLSLQNSFLPWLTKSEKDRIENVLKITKLTEIENEPLGRASGGQKQRAYLAQALVTDPKLLILDETTASLDKQSRVYLLQVVVDIIKRTGAAVMFITHDPELINRFGDYDLEIANHHGEMHRVKGGQA, from the coding sequence TTGAAATCAAAAGTGCTGACTGTTCAACATCTTGATGTTGCGGTTGAAGACCGGATTTTGATCAATGATCTTTCATTTAATGTTTACGGTGGTGCATTAACCTGTGTTACCGGTGAAAACGGGGTGGGGAAGACCACTTTAGTAAAGGCATTGCTTAAACATAAACGGAATTCAACTAAACAAGTCCACTTTTTGGTTCGGCCGGATCAAGTTCAATACGTTCCACAATTTCGGAATGTAGATGACGATTATCCGTTAAAAATAAAGGATTTTGTGAGCTTGAGCTTGCAAAATTCTTTTTTACCATGGTTGACTAAATCAGAAAAAGACCGAATCGAAAACGTGCTCAAGATTACTAAATTAACTGAAATTGAAAATGAGCCACTGGGGCGTGCTTCCGGTGGGCAAAAGCAACGGGCCTACCTAGCGCAGGCACTAGTGACGGATCCTAAACTATTGATTCTAGATGAAACGACCGCTAGTTTGGACAAGCAATCGCGGGTGTACCTCCTTCAAGTGGTCGTTGATATTATTAAACGAACGGGAGCTGCAGTTATGTTCATTACCCACGACCCTGAATTAATCAACCGGTTTGGTGATTACGACTTAGAGATTGCTAATCACCATGGTGAAATGCACCGAGTAAAGGGGGGACAAGCATAA
- a CDS encoding metal ABC transporter permease codes for MLAYAFMRYGFIASFFISILCGFMGVFVVSRKTSFFTHTLSEIGFAGAAFGLFLGTSPVIGMLIFTILSSLMIGTVGNRVSRRESSISVFSGLFIGLGILFLSLANTQSSYATNILFGSIVGIGVNDLKTLIILSIIIIIAILLIYRRLKYNSFDGTGSHFNAGYDTVISIIFLILLASTVSVTAQIVGSLLIFALLTIPASAAKYFVHNVWGMIFLTFLFSLVGTWAGLYFSYITNWPVSFFIAAIESAFYVVAIGYDKLKNHD; via the coding sequence ATGTTAGCTTATGCGTTTATGAGGTATGGTTTTATTGCCAGTTTCTTTATTTCAATCCTATGTGGATTCATGGGCGTGTTTGTAGTTTCTAGAAAGACGTCTTTCTTTACCCATACATTATCGGAAATTGGTTTTGCGGGGGCTGCATTTGGATTGTTTCTAGGCACTTCACCTGTAATTGGGATGTTAATCTTTACGATTCTCAGTTCACTAATGATTGGGACCGTTGGTAACCGGGTTAGCCGGCGTGAGTCTTCAATTAGTGTCTTTTCCGGATTATTCATTGGTCTGGGGATATTATTTCTATCACTAGCTAATACCCAGTCCAGTTATGCCACGAATATTTTATTTGGGAGCATTGTTGGAATCGGCGTGAATGACTTAAAGACCCTAATTATCCTAAGCATCATTATTATTATCGCAATTCTGTTGATTTACCGTCGATTGAAGTATAATTCATTTGATGGGACCGGATCGCACTTTAATGCTGGTTATGATACTGTGATTTCAATCATTTTTTTGATATTACTTGCATCCACTGTTAGTGTGACGGCCCAAATTGTGGGATCGTTATTAATCTTTGCATTATTAACGATTCCAGCTTCTGCCGCCAAGTATTTTGTGCATAATGTTTGGGGGATGATTTTCTTAACGTTCCTCTTTTCGCTAGTTGGAACCTGGGCCGGTTTATATTTCAGTTACATTACAAATTGGCCAGTTAGTTTCTTCATAGCAGCGATAGAAAGCGCTTTTTACGTAGTTGCAATTGGTTACGATAAGTTAAAAAATCATGACTAA